From a single Myotis daubentonii chromosome 5, mMyoDau2.1, whole genome shotgun sequence genomic region:
- the GTF2F1 gene encoding general transcription factor IIF subunit 1 isoform X1, which produces MAAFGPGSQNVTEYVVRVPKNTTKKYNIMAFNAADKVNFATWNQARLERDLSNKKIYQEEEMPESGAGSEFNRKLREEARRKKYGIVLKEFRPEDQPWLLRVNGKSGRKFKGIKKGGVTENTSYYIFTQCPDGAFEAFPVHNWYNFTPLARHRTLTAEEAEEEWERRNKVLNHFSIMQQRRLKDQDQDEEDEEKDKRGRKKPSELRIHDLEDDLEMSSDDSEASGEEGVKAPKAKKKAPMTKAGRRKKKKKGSDDEAFEDSDDGDFEGQEVDYMSDGSSSSEEEPEGKPKVTQQEEGPKGVDEQSESSEESEEEKPPEEDKEEEEEKKAPTPQEKKRKRDSSDESDSSEESDIDSEASSALFMAKKKTPPKRERKPSGGSSRGNSRPGTPSTESGNTSSTLRAAASKLEQGKRTNEATAAKRLRLDSGPQSLSGKSTPQPQSGKSTPSSGDVQVTEDAVRRYLTRKPMTTKDLLKKFQTKKTGLSSEQTVNVLAQILKRLNPERKMINDKMHFSLKE; this is translated from the exons ATGGCGGCCTTC GGTCCTGGCAGCCAGAATGTCACTGAGTATGTCGTTCGAGTTCCCAA AAATACAACCAAAAAATATAACATCATGGCCTTCAATGCAGCTGATAAAGTCAACTTCGCTACTTGGAATCAG GCCCGGCTAGAGAGAGATCTGAGCAACAAGAAGATTTACCAAGAGGAGGAGATGCCTGAGTCAGGTGCAGGCAGTGAGTTTAACCGCAAGCTTCGGGAGGAGGCTCGGAGGAAGAAGTACGGCATCGTCCTCAAGGAGTTCCGGCCCGAGGACCAGCCCTGGCTGCTCCGAGTCAATGGCAAGTCGGGCAGGAA GTTCAAGGGTATAAAGAAGGGAGGTGTGACAGAGAACACGTCCTACTATATCTTCACCCAGTGCCCTGACGGGGCTTTTGAAGCGTTCCCAGTGCACAACTGGTACAACTTCACGCCGTTGGCCCGGCACCGAACGCTCACTGCTGAGGAAGCCGAGGAGGAGTGGGAGAG GAGGAACAAAGTCCTGAACCACTTCAGCATCATGCAGCAGCGGCGGCTCAAAGACCAGGACCAGGACGAGGAGGATGAGGAGAAGGATAAGCGTGGCCGCAAAAAGCCCAGTGAGCTGCGCATCCATGACCTGGAAGACGACCTGGAGATGTCGTCTGATGACAGCGAGGCCAGCGGCGAGGAGG GTGTCAAAGCCCCCAAGGCCAAGAAGAAGGCACCGATGACTAAGGCAGGccggaggaagaagaagaagaaggggtcCGATGATGAGGCCTTTGAGGACAGTGACGATGGGGACTTTGAGGGCCAGGAGGTGGACTACATGTCTGATGGCTCCAG CAGCTCTGAGGAAGAGCCGGAGGGCaagcccaaggtcacccagcaggaGGAGGGTCCCAAGGGCGTGGATGAGCAGAGCGAAAGCAGTGAGGAGAGTGAGGAGGAGAAGCCTCCTgaggaggacaaggaggaggaggaggagaagaaggcaCCCACCCCACAAGAGAAGAAGCGGAAGAGAG ACAGCAGTGATGAGTCTGACAGCTCAGAAGAGAGTGACATTGACAGTGAGGCCTCCTCAGCTCTCTTCATGGCT AAAAAGAAGACTCCCCCCAAGAGAGAGCGGaagccatcagggggcagctcaaGGGGCAATAGCCGGCCAGGCACACCCAGCACAGAGAGTGGCAACACCTCCTCCACCCTTCGCGCAGCTGCCAGCAAACTGGAGCAAG GAAAGCGGACAAATGAGGCGACAGCAGCTAAGCGGTTGCGGCTGGACAGTGGACCCCAGAGCCTGTCTGGGAAGTCGACCCCTCAGCCCCAATCTGGGAAGTCAACCCCCAGCAGTGG TGACGTGCAGGTGACTGAGGACGCTGTGCGCCGCTACCTGACACGGAAGCCCATGACCACGAAAGACCTGCTGAAGAAGTTCCAGACCAAGAAGACAGGGCTGAGCAGCGAGCAGACAGTGAACGTGCTTGCCCAGATCCTCAAACGCCTAAACCCCGAGCGCAAGATGATCAACGACAAGATGCACTTCTCCCTCAAGGAGTGA
- the GTF2F1 gene encoding general transcription factor IIF subunit 1 isoform X2, translating to MAAFGPGSQNVTEYVVRVPKNTTKKYNIMAFNAADKVNFATWNQARLERDLSNKKIYQEEEMPESGAGSEFNRKLREEARRKKYGIVLKEFRPEDQPWLLRVNGKSGRKFKGIKKGGVTENTSYYIFTQCPDGAFEAFPVHNWYNFTPLARHRTLTAEEAEEEWERRNKVLNHFSIMQQRRLKDQDQDEEDEEKDKRGRKKPSELRIHDLEDDLEMSSDDSEASGEEGVKAPKAKKKAPMTKAGRRKKKKKGSDDEAFEDSDDGDFEGQEVDYMSDGSSSEEEPEGKPKVTQQEEGPKGVDEQSESSEESEEEKPPEEDKEEEEEKKAPTPQEKKRKRDSSDESDSSEESDIDSEASSALFMAKKKTPPKRERKPSGGSSRGNSRPGTPSTESGNTSSTLRAAASKLEQGKRTNEATAAKRLRLDSGPQSLSGKSTPQPQSGKSTPSSGDVQVTEDAVRRYLTRKPMTTKDLLKKFQTKKTGLSSEQTVNVLAQILKRLNPERKMINDKMHFSLKE from the exons ATGGCGGCCTTC GGTCCTGGCAGCCAGAATGTCACTGAGTATGTCGTTCGAGTTCCCAA AAATACAACCAAAAAATATAACATCATGGCCTTCAATGCAGCTGATAAAGTCAACTTCGCTACTTGGAATCAG GCCCGGCTAGAGAGAGATCTGAGCAACAAGAAGATTTACCAAGAGGAGGAGATGCCTGAGTCAGGTGCAGGCAGTGAGTTTAACCGCAAGCTTCGGGAGGAGGCTCGGAGGAAGAAGTACGGCATCGTCCTCAAGGAGTTCCGGCCCGAGGACCAGCCCTGGCTGCTCCGAGTCAATGGCAAGTCGGGCAGGAA GTTCAAGGGTATAAAGAAGGGAGGTGTGACAGAGAACACGTCCTACTATATCTTCACCCAGTGCCCTGACGGGGCTTTTGAAGCGTTCCCAGTGCACAACTGGTACAACTTCACGCCGTTGGCCCGGCACCGAACGCTCACTGCTGAGGAAGCCGAGGAGGAGTGGGAGAG GAGGAACAAAGTCCTGAACCACTTCAGCATCATGCAGCAGCGGCGGCTCAAAGACCAGGACCAGGACGAGGAGGATGAGGAGAAGGATAAGCGTGGCCGCAAAAAGCCCAGTGAGCTGCGCATCCATGACCTGGAAGACGACCTGGAGATGTCGTCTGATGACAGCGAGGCCAGCGGCGAGGAGG GTGTCAAAGCCCCCAAGGCCAAGAAGAAGGCACCGATGACTAAGGCAGGccggaggaagaagaagaagaaggggtcCGATGATGAGGCCTTTGAGGACAGTGACGATGGGGACTTTGAGGGCCAGGAGGTGGACTACATGTCTGATGGCTCCAG CTCTGAGGAAGAGCCGGAGGGCaagcccaaggtcacccagcaggaGGAGGGTCCCAAGGGCGTGGATGAGCAGAGCGAAAGCAGTGAGGAGAGTGAGGAGGAGAAGCCTCCTgaggaggacaaggaggaggaggaggagaagaaggcaCCCACCCCACAAGAGAAGAAGCGGAAGAGAG ACAGCAGTGATGAGTCTGACAGCTCAGAAGAGAGTGACATTGACAGTGAGGCCTCCTCAGCTCTCTTCATGGCT AAAAAGAAGACTCCCCCCAAGAGAGAGCGGaagccatcagggggcagctcaaGGGGCAATAGCCGGCCAGGCACACCCAGCACAGAGAGTGGCAACACCTCCTCCACCCTTCGCGCAGCTGCCAGCAAACTGGAGCAAG GAAAGCGGACAAATGAGGCGACAGCAGCTAAGCGGTTGCGGCTGGACAGTGGACCCCAGAGCCTGTCTGGGAAGTCGACCCCTCAGCCCCAATCTGGGAAGTCAACCCCCAGCAGTGG TGACGTGCAGGTGACTGAGGACGCTGTGCGCCGCTACCTGACACGGAAGCCCATGACCACGAAAGACCTGCTGAAGAAGTTCCAGACCAAGAAGACAGGGCTGAGCAGCGAGCAGACAGTGAACGTGCTTGCCCAGATCCTCAAACGCCTAAACCCCGAGCGCAAGATGATCAACGACAAGATGCACTTCTCCCTCAAGGAGTGA